The DNA sequence TTGCTCGGTAATCGGCATTTCCACCGCATGTCGCCGGGCCAACCGTAAGGCTTCCCGCGCGGTCGCTGCGCCTTCCACCACTTGGCCGATCGCCGCGAATGCAGCCTCAGCCGTTTCGCCCCGACCAATCGCCAGTCCGAAACGGCGATTGCGGGACTGGTCATCGGTGCAAGTCAACACCAGATCGCCCACTCCGGCCAGTCCCATAAAGGTCTCACGCTGTCCCCCAACCGCCAGCCCCAGCCGGGTCATTTCCGCTAATCCACGGGTAATCAGCGCTGCCCGTGCGTTTGCGCCGAACCCCAGTCCATCGGCAATGCCTGTGGCGATGGCCAGCACATTCTTGACTGCGCCTCCCAACTCGACGCCAACGATGTCAGTGCTGGTATAGGCGCGCACATTGGAACCGTGTAGCAGCAGCGCTGCCCGGCGAGCATAATCCGCACTGTGCGCCGCAACCGTGACGGCGGTCGGCAGACCGCGGGCCACCTCACCGGCGAAACTGGGGCCGGAAATGACCGCCATGGGCCAGAATTCGCCCAATATTTCGGTGGCGACTTCGTGCAAAAACCGGCCGCTGCCCGGCTCCAGGCCCTTGGTGGCCCAAGCCAGACCGACGGTAGCCGGCAGCATCGAATGCAAATGTTGCAGCGTCACCCGATAAGCATGACTGGGCGTCGCTATCAGCACCCAATCAACCCCGGCAACCGCCGCCTCCAGATCAGCATCCATCTCCAATGTCGCCGGAAGGGGGATGCCGGGTAAATACCGGCGGTTTTCCCGTTCCTGGACAAGCGGCGCGACTTCTTGTGGATCATGGCCCCACAGACGGACAATGTGGCCATTGCGGGCTAGCAATAGCGCCAGCGCGGTTCCCCAGGAACCAACACCCAGCACCGTGATGGTTGTGGGGGAATTCATTCGATATCGGTCAGAAGCTGCACAAAAACTTCTTTAGCCTGGATGCAGGCCATCAGGCCAGAATCCAGGGTTCTCCTGGATTCTGCTACGCTCCATCCGGGCTACGCTCCTAATGCGGCGTCGAGGAGGCCGGAGCTTGCGCCGACGCCTGTTGCTGTTG is a window from the Gammaproteobacteria bacterium genome containing:
- a CDS encoding NAD(P)-dependent glycerol-3-phosphate dehydrogenase — translated: MNSPTTITVLGVGSWGTALALLLARNGHIVRLWGHDPQEVAPLVQERENRRYLPGIPLPATLEMDADLEAAVAGVDWVLIATPSHAYRVTLQHLHSMLPATVGLAWATKGLEPGSGRFLHEVATEILGEFWPMAVISGPSFAGEVARGLPTAVTVAAHSADYARRAALLLHGSNVRAYTSTDIVGVELGGAVKNVLAIATGIADGLGFGANARAALITRGLAEMTRLGLAVGGQRETFMGLAGVGDLVLTCTDDQSRNRRFGLAIGRGETAEAAFAAIGQVVEGAATAREALRLARRHAVEMPITEQVDQVLHQGQDPRQAVEILLARDLKSEV